A region of the Triplophysa rosa linkage group LG5, Trosa_1v2, whole genome shotgun sequence genome:
atattttctTGGACATATCAACCTAAAAGCTTGCGTTTTCTCGGTCTCGTCAACGTTACACACGAGCTAACGCGTTAATCCATTCACATTGTCCTCCATGAGCCGAGTCAACTTTACTGCAGATTCGTGACACAAGAGAACCTAAGTGCTTCAGTTGAATGTGTTTGTAGGATGTGCATGTAAGTCAAATGAGTTGCAATTACCATTTGGGTTTCTTTTAGCCTACTGTTGTGTTTAACGTTACTCGAAGAGTTATAGCTGGTGACGAAAACACACGGGGAGGGGGAATACACAGAGATGAGCAAGGGCCTTTTCCATCGAGTGCTGCTGGATATAACCGAAACCAGTGTGAATATTAACGTGCATTTATTTGCCAGCCAAACTGGTATGGTTAAGCGAATTTATACAAATCAAAACGGGGCACTTTAGAGACCAACCTTTATCAGGGCTGGGCAGATATTTATGGGTGGTGCCTGATGGAACATCTTGCAGACGTCTCAAAGCCAAGGCTATGTAACGTTGGGTAGAATTTGTGATATTCATTAAACAAAAGTTCACCCAGTTAACTTGGGAGTTTACTGAAACCTCTTTCTTTCCTTATAGACTGTGTTTTGAACAGTAAAAGCTCCCCCTATATAATCTCACGAGTAACCCCACAACAAGACACCCCAGCGGAGTGCAGGTACAGGTGCTAGGTAAGGGGCCTTTCCACTGCTCACCCTGACACTGCACTACTCCTTTTAAAAAAGGGGGCTGCAAAATAGTTTTAAGGTGTCAGATGTCccttaaattgtattacatatgCTACCAGACAACTACGCTTTTATTCTGCATCAGGAATGAATTGCAGAAGCATTTAAGATTTGGCTAAGCTATTCAGTGTAAGGGCACCTAGGTAGTAAGTGGTttggtttttattgttaaagcACCTTAGACATTCATTATCTCATCATTTGTCATGAAAGCTTGACATACATCCTGATGTTCCCAGATGAGTTTGGGCTATGTGCATGGTTTGTGCTAATAGCAGTACTATAGTAATACATTTCTGTCAGCCCATGCATTGATAATCATCATGTCAAAAAACGTTGGTTGGCTTTACAATAAGTAGGCAATGTataagtatactgtatgtatatatatattaagccAAACCAAAGTCAGCTATTTTTCCCTGGATTTGGATGTCAGTGATCTCAAATTGTTGTCTTCTTATCCAGTTCTCTTGTTCTAAGTaggtttgtgttttttcttttcctttttttcttttttgtcgtTTCTCTCTGTGTTGTCTGTGCTGTAGAACGTATCTCTTGACTGTACTATATTTCCAAAGCCAATGGCAGAACTTTTTGGGTTCAAACCTCCTTAAGGGGGGCTGTGCACCACTCTGGAGTTCATTTGAGAAAAGGTACAAGTTTTCTCTTGTGTAGTATTAAATAAGAGGGCTCACATACATCAGCATATGGACGTATGGTCCTCCAGTTACCGACACTATCATGTATTTGTTTCCACTGAGGGGAAATTTTGCCACGGTTTCCCTCATAAATGTGTACAGAAGGCTTTTCATTATGGGCTGCACAGGATTACAGcctttcagttcagtgtgtaatgttgACTGAATGTGTTACAAATGTCCTGACATGTTTAAGAGCAAGCTCAAcataatgtataatgtaaacattttaaaaagaacataattgttttgttgttgcaaAATGTCTTGTGATGGGATAAATGTAAATTAGATCATGCCTCAAACATAGACTCAGTTTGCTCTTAAACTAAGAGATAAAAGCTTTAAGAAATCTgtccagtgtgtgtttgtgtgtgttgagcAGATGTGTAGTTTTACTTCAGCTCTGACAGCTGCTTGTGTTTTGTGCAGGGAGGCGAGGCTCTGATGATGGAGAATGGACAGAGCACGGCCACGAAGCTCGGCCTGCCGCCCCTTACCCCTGAACAGCAGGAGGCACTGCAGAAGGTGAGACTTTCCTCAAACCCCTTTATTACACAGggggcattaaaaaaaaaagtatataatgtgatgcattatttgcatgttttccTTAGGCcttgcttgtttttatttttaatgtccgCTAGCTTTATAAGCATGTGTTTGCTCAGTGCACATGTATATAAGCAGTGGACGAGAACAGTGCCAGTGCTATGCCTTCGGTACTAGTGGCGTGTATCCTGTCGGCTAGTACTATTCTCAAACGCTGGTACACAGACAAAAGTGGAAGATCATTCTCATTGCATTGCATGCAATTGTTGTGAATTATCTTGTATACAAGCTAATCAGATTTGTTAAATGGATTCTTCAGTTTTAAGAGTTTAaagctaaaaacattatttctattgttttttccaATCTCCTGTTCTTGAAATAATTTTTTGGCCCTGTTTTCATGTTATGTCACTGTAGGGGTCTTAAGTTAATGTTTTCTGTTCTGGGTTTCAGGCTAAGAAGTATGCCATGGAACAAAGCATCAAGAGCGTCCTGGTCAAGCAGACGCTCGCTCATCAACAGCAACAGCAGCTCACTAACCTACAGGTGAAACTGCACAAAAGTTATATACATTATTGCaatatacagacgtgctcaaatttgttggtacacttacagctcattgaaataatgcttcattcctcctgaagagtgatgaaattaacagctattgtatcatgtatacttgcatgcctttggtatgtcatagaataaagcaaagaagctgtggaaagagatgaattattgattattctacaaagatattctgaaatggcctggacacatttgttggtaccccttagaaatgataatacataattggattatagtgatatttcaaactaattagtttctttaattagtatcacacatgtatccaatcttgtaatcagtcattaAGCCTATTGAAAtggagaaaagtagtcactgtgctgtttggtattgttgtgtgcaccacactgaacatggaccagagaaagcaaaggatagagttgtctgaggagctcagaaagaaaataataggcaagcatggtaaaggtaaaggctacaagaccatctcaaagcagctcgatgttcctgtgacaacagttgcaaatattattaagaagtttaaggtccatggaattgtagccaacctccctgggcGCGGCTGCAAGAGGAAAATCCACCCCAGATTAaacagaaggatagtgcgaatggtagaaagggaaccaaggataactgccaaagagatacaagctgaactccaaggtgaaggtacgtcagtttctgatcgcaccatcAGCCGCTTTTTGAGCAAAAGTGGACTCCGTGGAAGAAGACCCAGGAGGACTCcacatttgaaagaaaaacataaaaaagcaggactggaatttgctaaaattcatattgacaagccacaatccttatgggagaatgtcctttggacagatgagtcaaaactggagctttttggcaagtcacatcagctaTATGTtcacagacaaaaaaatcaagctttcaaagtgaacaccatacctacagtgaaacatggaggaggctcggttatgttttggggctgctttgctgcatctggcaccgggtgccttgaatctgtgcagggcacaatgaaatctcaagactatcaaggcattctggagcgaaatgtactgcccagtgtcagaaagctctgtctcagtctcaggtcatgggtcctccaacaggataatgacccaaaacacactgaagagaagtggccttctatgactcctgatctgaatcctatggaacatctatggaaagagctgaaacttgcagtctggagaaggcacccatcaaacctgagacagctggggcagtttgctcaggaagagtgggccaaactacctgttaacaagtgcagaagtctcattgagacCTTCAGAAAatgtttgcttgcagtgatcgCCTCTGAAGGTTGTGCGACAAAATATTAGGTTATGGGTCCCGTGATTTTTGTctatgacattttcatttgttttaatcaaatgaaaaaatcaaaagcaaagttgatttctattaaatatggaataaacaatggtggatgccaattacttttgtcagtttcaagttatttcagaaaaaattgtgcattcttcattttttgtggaggggtaccaaagaatttgagcacgtcttatatatatatatatatacattgcCGTATTGTTACACAGATGTCACTCAAACCCACTTTTGTAAGTGATGTAATTTACCTTATTTCATCCCCTTTGGAACACAGTTTGTTTCAGAGTATCACAGTTCTCGGTCTGTAGCAGCACATCTGTGATTTATAGGGTTAAACATACACAGTAGTGTTCTGCTTTACTACTTAGTTGCTTGAATGACAGTGATAGGCTTACCACAATGATGCTTTTCCTGACAGCTCCCTAATTCCCTTCAGATGGCCTCATTAACCATGGGTTTTGGAGATCCCCTCTCACCACTACAGTCTGTAAGTGCAACTCTTTGTTCTCAGTAACTTTCATTGCTGTACCATTTGTAAATAGTATTCTTCAAAATTAGATGCTCCCCTCCATTTCTTGGCATACATGTAGTTGTTCGGTACTCATGTGTGTAATGTACGGAGGTAAATAGAAGCCAGTGTAATGTCTTCGGTGCCAGCATGTTCATTGTCTGCTGGTTCTATCCTCAATCATTGGGACAATTGTATTACTGGTTAAATTTGATTAAGTGTGTGTTGTAGGACCCCATCTGACGCATTGACTTGTCCGTCACAGGTTGCAGCCCAGAGGCAACGAGCATTAGCCATAATGTGCAGAGTTTATGTCGGGTCTATCTATTACGAGCTAGGAGAAGACACAATTCGACAGGCCTTTGCTCCTTTTGGTCCCATCAAAAGCATTGACATGTCTTGGGACTCTGTTACATTAAAGCACAAGGTCAGAATAATTTTCTTGACTATTTTAAGATGATTGTTATGGTAGGTTACGTTTTTGTTTGGTTGTTAATgcatcttattttatttctttgcagGGTTTCGCCTTTGTAGAGTATGAAGTACCTGAAGCTGCACAGCTTGCGTTAGAACAGATGAACTCTATCATGCTGGGCGGTAGAAACATTAAAGTGAGTGATGGAACTTATAATTCCTTGGCATTCCATATGCCTGCAGATGTAATCGGGAATAAaattcatgtttgtttgttataggTGGGGCGACCTTCAAACATTGGTCAGGCTCAACCAATCATAGACCAGTTAGCCGAAGAAGCGCGCGCCTTCAACCGGATTTACGTGGCGTCTGTGCATCCAGACCTGTCAGACGATGACATAAAGAGCGTGTTCGAAGCCTTCGGAAGAATCAAGTCCTGTATGCTGGTGCGGGATCACACCACGGGAAAGCACAAAGGCTATGGTTTTATAGGTGAGCAGACGGCTACTTCAGCACTTCGGTTGAATATAAATGTATCTGGCTGAGAGCGGTCAGTCATGGCAGAATGCTGTTCTCTACATGTCTCACAGGGGATAGAAAAAGGGTGGGGGCAGGTTCCTCACATGCTTTCATAGTaagttttttatttctgttgtcgTTGTTTTCTTAGGCTCTGTTACGGACATTTGTGCCATAAGTGCCCGCTGGTAATTACACCGTAACTGTCTCAGAGCTCTGGTAGATTTATGCTGAGTCTTTTTGGAAGCTGTTGAGTCTTAGTCTTTCCTGTTTCCCCTGTAGAGTATGACAAGGCCCAGTCCTCGCTGGATGCCGTGTCCTCCATGAACCTCTTCGACCTTGGGGGCCAGTACCTGCGAGTGGGCAAAGCCGTCACGCCTCCAATGCCCCTTCTAACGCCAACGACGCCAGGCGGCCTTCCTCCAGCCGCAGCCGTAGCGGCAGCAGCCGCCACCGCCAAAATCACCGCTCAGGTGAGCACATTCACACTTTTACCAATTA
Encoded here:
- the puf60a gene encoding poly(U)-binding-splicing factor PUF60a isoform X8; this translates as MAVAVSAGGEALMMENGQSTATKLGLPPLTPEQQEALQKAKKYAMEQSIKSVLVKQTLAHQQQQQLTNLQMASLTMGFGDPLSPLQSVAAQRQRALAIMCRVYVGSIYYELGEDTIRQAFAPFGPIKSIDMSWDSVTLKHKGFAFVEYEVPEAAQLALEQMNSIMLGGRNIKVGRPSNIGQAQPIIDQLAEEARAFNRIYVASVHPDLSDDDIKSVFEAFGRIKSCMLVRDHTTGKHKGYGFIEYDKAQSSLDAVSSMNLFDLGGQYLRVGKAVTPPMPLLTPTTPGGLPPAAAVAAAAATAKITAQEAVAGASILGAMSAGTGLSLPQIPQAVMAAQAPGVITGVTPARPALPVMPQVGLVNPVLASPPSLSAAVAAAQEAKKEKEKEEEESAQDGTGQEMLSEQEHMSISGSSARHMVMQKLLRKQESTVMVLRNMVGPEDIDDDLEGEVTEECGKFGIVNRVIIYQEKQGEEDDAEVIVKIFVEFSVVSEMNKAIQALNKRWFGGRKVIAEVYDQERFDNSDLSA
- the puf60a gene encoding poly(U)-binding-splicing factor PUF60a isoform X6; this encodes MAVAVSAVNGGEALMMENGQSTATKLGLPPLTPEQQEALQKAKKYAMEQSIKSVLVKQTLAHQQQQQLTNLQLPNSLQMASLTMGFGDPLSPLQSVAAQRQRALAIMCRVYVGSIYYELGEDTIRQAFAPFGPIKSIDMSWDSVTLKHKGFAFVEYEVPEAAQLALEQMNSIMLGGRNIKVGRPSNIGQAQPIIDQLAEEARAFNRIYVASVHPDLSDDDIKSVFEAFGRIKSCMLVRDHTTGKHKGYGFIEYDKAQSSLDAVSSMNLFDLGGQYLRVGKAVTPPMPLLTPTTPGGLPPAAAVAAAAATAKITAQEAVAGASILGAMSAGTGLSLPQIPQAVMAAQAPGVITGVTPARPALPVMPQVGLVNPVLASPPSLSAAVAAAQEAKKEKEKEEEESAQDGTGQEMLSEQEHMSISGSSARHMVMQKLLRKQESTVMVLRNMVGPEDIDDDLEGEVTEECGKFGIVNRVIIYQEKQGEEDDAEVIVKIFVEFSVVSEMNKAIQALNKRWFGGRKVIAEVYDQERFDNSDLSA
- the puf60a gene encoding poly(U)-binding-splicing factor PUF60a isoform X2, which codes for MAVAVSAGGEALMMENGQSTATKLGLPPLTPEQQEALQKAKKYAMEQSIKSVLVKQTLAHQQQQQLTNLQLPNSLQMASLTMGFGDPLSPLQSVAAQRQRALAIMCRVYVGSIYYELGEDTIRQAFAPFGPIKSIDMSWDSVTLKHKGFAFVEYEVPEAAQLALEQMNSIMLGGRNIKVGRPSNIGQAQPIIDQLAEEARAFNRIYVASVHPDLSDDDIKSVFEAFGRIKSCMLVRDHTTGKHKGYGFIEYDKAQSSLDAVSSMNLFDLGGQYLRVGKAVTPPMPLLTPTTPGGLPPAAAVAAAAATAKITAQMAWNLSQPENRTEEFLNCLEAVAGASILGAMSAGTGLSLPQIPQAVMAAQAPGVITGVTPARPALPVMPQVGLVNPVLASPPSLSAAVAAAQEAKKEKEKEEEESAQDGTGQEMLSEQEHMSISGSSARHMVMQKLLRKQESTVMVLRNMVGPEDIDDDLEGEVTEECGKFGIVNRVIIYQEKQGEEDDAEVIVKIFVEFSVVSEMNKAIQALNKRWFGGRKVIAEVYDQERFDNSDLSA
- the puf60a gene encoding poly(U)-binding-splicing factor PUF60a isoform X7 gives rise to the protein MAVAVSAVNGGEALMMENGQSTATKLGLPPLTPEQQEALQKAKKYAMEQSIKSVLVKQTLAHQQQQQLTNLQMASLTMGFGDPLSPLQSVAAQRQRALAIMCRVYVGSIYYELGEDTIRQAFAPFGPIKSIDMSWDSVTLKHKGFAFVEYEVPEAAQLALEQMNSIMLGGRNIKVGRPSNIGQAQPIIDQLAEEARAFNRIYVASVHPDLSDDDIKSVFEAFGRIKSCMLVRDHTTGKHKGYGFIEYDKAQSSLDAVSSMNLFDLGGQYLRVGKAVTPPMPLLTPTTPGGLPPAAAVAAAAATAKITAQEAVAGASILGAMSAGTGLSLPQIPQAVMAAQAPGVITGVTPARPALPVMPQVGLVNPVLASPPSLSAAVAAAQEAKKEKEKEEEESAQDGTGQEMLSEQEHMSISGSSARHMVMQKLLRKQESTVMVLRNMVGPEDIDDDLEGEVTEECGKFGIVNRVIIYQEKQGEEDDAEVIVKIFVEFSVVSEMNKAIQALNKRWFGGRKVIAEVYDQERFDNSDLSA
- the puf60a gene encoding poly(U)-binding-splicing factor PUF60a isoform X4, with the translated sequence MAVAVSAGGEALMMENGQSTATKLGLPPLTPEQQEALQKAKKYAMEQSIKSVLVKQTLAHQQQQQLTNLQMASLTMGFGDPLSPLQSVAAQRQRALAIMCRVYVGSIYYELGEDTIRQAFAPFGPIKSIDMSWDSVTLKHKGFAFVEYEVPEAAQLALEQMNSIMLGGRNIKVGRPSNIGQAQPIIDQLAEEARAFNRIYVASVHPDLSDDDIKSVFEAFGRIKSCMLVRDHTTGKHKGYGFIEYDKAQSSLDAVSSMNLFDLGGQYLRVGKAVTPPMPLLTPTTPGGLPPAAAVAAAAATAKITAQMAWNLSQPENRTEEFLNCLEAVAGASILGAMSAGTGLSLPQIPQAVMAAQAPGVITGVTPARPALPVMPQVGLVNPVLASPPSLSAAVAAAQEAKKEKEKEEEESAQDGTGQEMLSEQEHMSISGSSARHMVMQKLLRKQESTVMVLRNMVGPEDIDDDLEGEVTEECGKFGIVNRVIIYQEKQGEEDDAEVIVKIFVEFSVVSEMNKAIQALNKRWFGGRKVIAEVYDQERFDNSDLSA
- the puf60a gene encoding poly(U)-binding-splicing factor PUF60a isoform X1, encoding MAVAVSAVNGGEALMMENGQSTATKLGLPPLTPEQQEALQKAKKYAMEQSIKSVLVKQTLAHQQQQQLTNLQLPNSLQMASLTMGFGDPLSPLQSVAAQRQRALAIMCRVYVGSIYYELGEDTIRQAFAPFGPIKSIDMSWDSVTLKHKGFAFVEYEVPEAAQLALEQMNSIMLGGRNIKVGRPSNIGQAQPIIDQLAEEARAFNRIYVASVHPDLSDDDIKSVFEAFGRIKSCMLVRDHTTGKHKGYGFIEYDKAQSSLDAVSSMNLFDLGGQYLRVGKAVTPPMPLLTPTTPGGLPPAAAVAAAAATAKITAQMAWNLSQPENRTEEFLNCLEAVAGASILGAMSAGTGLSLPQIPQAVMAAQAPGVITGVTPARPALPVMPQVGLVNPVLASPPSLSAAVAAAQEAKKEKEKEEEESAQDGTGQEMLSEQEHMSISGSSARHMVMQKLLRKQESTVMVLRNMVGPEDIDDDLEGEVTEECGKFGIVNRVIIYQEKQGEEDDAEVIVKIFVEFSVVSEMNKAIQALNKRWFGGRKVIAEVYDQERFDNSDLSA
- the puf60a gene encoding poly(U)-binding-splicing factor PUF60a isoform X3, which encodes MAVAVSAVNGGEALMMENGQSTATKLGLPPLTPEQQEALQKAKKYAMEQSIKSVLVKQTLAHQQQQQLTNLQMASLTMGFGDPLSPLQSVAAQRQRALAIMCRVYVGSIYYELGEDTIRQAFAPFGPIKSIDMSWDSVTLKHKGFAFVEYEVPEAAQLALEQMNSIMLGGRNIKVGRPSNIGQAQPIIDQLAEEARAFNRIYVASVHPDLSDDDIKSVFEAFGRIKSCMLVRDHTTGKHKGYGFIEYDKAQSSLDAVSSMNLFDLGGQYLRVGKAVTPPMPLLTPTTPGGLPPAAAVAAAAATAKITAQMAWNLSQPENRTEEFLNCLEAVAGASILGAMSAGTGLSLPQIPQAVMAAQAPGVITGVTPARPALPVMPQVGLVNPVLASPPSLSAAVAAAQEAKKEKEKEEEESAQDGTGQEMLSEQEHMSISGSSARHMVMQKLLRKQESTVMVLRNMVGPEDIDDDLEGEVTEECGKFGIVNRVIIYQEKQGEEDDAEVIVKIFVEFSVVSEMNKAIQALNKRWFGGRKVIAEVYDQERFDNSDLSA
- the puf60a gene encoding poly(U)-binding-splicing factor PUF60a isoform X5; the encoded protein is MMENGQSTATKLGLPPLTPEQQEALQKAKKYAMEQSIKSVLVKQTLAHQQQQQLTNLQLPNSLQMASLTMGFGDPLSPLQSVAAQRQRALAIMCRVYVGSIYYELGEDTIRQAFAPFGPIKSIDMSWDSVTLKHKGFAFVEYEVPEAAQLALEQMNSIMLGGRNIKVGRPSNIGQAQPIIDQLAEEARAFNRIYVASVHPDLSDDDIKSVFEAFGRIKSCMLVRDHTTGKHKGYGFIEYDKAQSSLDAVSSMNLFDLGGQYLRVGKAVTPPMPLLTPTTPGGLPPAAAVAAAAATAKITAQMAWNLSQPENRTEEFLNCLEAVAGASILGAMSAGTGLSLPQIPQAVMAAQAPGVITGVTPARPALPVMPQVGLVNPVLASPPSLSAAVAAAQEAKKEKEKEEEESAQDGTGQEMLSEQEHMSISGSSARHMVMQKLLRKQESTVMVLRNMVGPEDIDDDLEGEVTEECGKFGIVNRVIIYQEKQGEEDDAEVIVKIFVEFSVVSEMNKAIQALNKRWFGGRKVIAEVYDQERFDNSDLSA